The following proteins are co-located in the Microplitis demolitor isolate Queensland-Clemson2020A chromosome 3, iyMicDemo2.1a, whole genome shotgun sequence genome:
- the LOC103571512 gene encoding facilitated trehalose transporter Tret1-2 homolog has protein sequence MVAGAVLFLTAGVGMPIGYSGVLLPQLYEINSTLHIEEDIGSWIASIHSLASPFGSLISGPLLDAIGRRSCLQLSAIPLCIGWLLIGFATNLWLMLLGRFFAGFGVGICGVAAQVLVGETADPGIRGFLVSISIAAYCAGILLVYILGSAFTWEIVAFSCIILPAMSLLTLSLISESPVWLIRRGKINAAKKALTWLRGGDMKQITAEMSVLITRTKQEDMRILPSSMSFWERLSETKSKIIHPGVIKPLIIINVFLFLQALSGTYIIVYYGVDLIQDIGKGSVDKYMAAVVTATIRFIFCLLSCVLLLKIGSRTIAIVSGTGTALSSLVLATFVLMRIEESYFDKYIIGVCLFMYVSLNTIGLFTLIGTIISELLPHRARGIGGGFSMFIFNFSLFITAKIFPLLKNLVGMGGVFIIFGISASVLTIFMWLTFPDTRNRSLQEIEDYFNGENILWIKKKKCQNERLKNSEA, from the exons ATGGTTGCCGGTGCTGTACTATTTTTAACCGCAGGTGTAGGCATGCCTATAGGATACAGTGGAGTTTTATTACCACAACTTTACGAAATTAATAGTACGCTTCATATAGAAGAAGATATAGGCTCATGGATag CATCAATTCATAGTCTAGCAAGTCCATTCGGTTCTCTGATATCCGGTCCACTTTTAGACGCAATAGGTAGACGTAGCTGTTTACAATTGTCAGCTATTCCTTTGTGTATTGGCTGGCTGCTTATAGGATTTGCAACAAATTTATGGCTGATGTTATTGGGTAGATTTTTCGCTGGTTTTGGAGTTGGAATATGTGGAGTTGCAGCTcag GTATTAGTAGGAGAAACAGCAGACCCAGGAATACGTGGATTTCTCGTTTCGATTTCCATAGCTGCTTATTGTGCCGGCATTTTATTGGTTTACATATTGGGATCAGCATTTACCTGGGAAATAGTTGCATTTAGTTGTATAATTTTACCTGCTATGagtttattaacattaagttTAATATCAGAGAGTCCAGTTTGGTTGATTCGGCGCGGTAAAATAAATGCGGCTAAAAAAGCTCTTACGTGGTTGCGTGGAGGTGATATGAAACAa ATCACGGCAGAAATGTCTGTTCTGATAACACGAACAAAGCAAGAAGACATGCGTATATTACCGTCGTCAATGTCTTTTTGGGAACGATTATCAGAaacaaaatctaaaataattcatcCAGGTGTTATTAAACCGCTGATCATTATAAATGTATTTCTATTCTTACAAGCGTTATCTGGCACGtatattattgtttactaTGGAGTTGACCTTATTCAAGACATTG GGAAAGGAAGTGTTGATAAATACATGGCTGCTGTTGTAACCGCAACAATAAGATTTATCTTTTGTCTGCTGTCTTGTGtcttattgttaaaaataggCAGTAGAACAATTGCCATCGTATCAGGAACAGGAACTGCATTATCATCATTAGTCCTTGCTACATTCGTTTTGATGAGAATAGAGGAATCTTATTTTGAC aaatatataataggaGTTTGTCTCTTTATGTACGTCAGTTTAAATACAATTGGATTGTTTACTCTGATTGGAACAATAATTAGTGAATTGCTGCCTCATCGAGCTCGTGGCATTGGTGGTGGCTTTTCAATGTTTATCTTCAATTTTTCACTCTTCATTACagctaaaatttttccattg CTCAAAAATTTAGTGGGTATGGGAggtgtttttataatatttggaATATCAGCCTCTGTACTCACAATATTTATGTGGCTCACATTTCCCGATACAAGAAATCGTTCATTACAAGAAATAGAAGATTACTTtaat ggtGAAAACATTCTTtggataaagaaaaaaaaatgtcagaatgaaagactaaaaaattctgaagcataa